A window from Urocitellus parryii isolate mUroPar1 chromosome 1, mUroPar1.hap1, whole genome shotgun sequence encodes these proteins:
- the LOC113185936 gene encoding histone H2B subacrosomal variant-like has product MARRTIHKYSYCRGHLSPISRKKSSSSTSLSHRNYSLYVNRVLKEVVPQRGMSSRTLDFMNTLINDIFDRIAKEAHHLMHFRKRCTLTPEDIQKAVYMLLPESLAKYAVTFGSEAVHRFVRS; this is encoded by the coding sequence ATGGCCAGACGCACCATCCATAAGTACAGTTACTGCAGAGGACATCTAAGTCCCATCTCCAGAAAGAAGTCAAGTTCCAGCACCAGTTTGAGCCATAGAAACTATTCACTCTACGTAAACAGGGTCCTTAAAGAAGTTGTTCCCCAGAGGGGCATGTCATCTCGCACCTTGGATTTCATGAACACTCTGATCAACGACATCTTTGACCGCATTGCTAAGGAAGCCCACCACCTGATGCATTTCAGAAAACGCTGTACCCTCACCCCTGAAGACATTCAGAAGGCAGTATACATGCTGTTACCTGAGAGTCTAGCTAAGTACGCGGTGACTTTTGGAAGTGAAGCAGTGCACAGATTTGTCCGCTCCTGA